The following are encoded together in the Mycolicibacterium arabiense genome:
- a CDS encoding class I SAM-dependent methyltransferase: MSAISPHHSDAGPSAEDTGHATLPLTGERTVPGLAEENYWFRRHEVVYQRLAQRCAGRDVLEAGSGEGYGADLLAGVARRVVGLDYDDSAVAHVRARYPRVEMLHGNLAELPLTDGEVDVVVNFQVIEHLWDQGQFVAECRRVLRQSGTLLMSTPNRITFSPGRDTPINPFHTRELNADELGELLTGNGFEIEAMLGVFHGARLRDLDARHDGSIIDAQIERALAGTPWPAELLEDVASISTDDFDLLDASDRDIDESLDLVAIAVRRE, from the coding sequence ATGAGCGCCATTTCTCCCCACCACTCCGACGCCGGGCCGTCGGCCGAGGACACCGGTCACGCGACCCTGCCGTTGACAGGCGAACGGACGGTGCCGGGGCTCGCCGAGGAGAACTACTGGTTCCGCCGACACGAGGTCGTCTACCAGCGCCTCGCGCAGCGCTGCGCGGGCCGCGACGTGCTCGAGGCAGGCTCGGGCGAGGGGTACGGGGCCGATCTGCTCGCCGGCGTGGCCCGCCGCGTGGTCGGCCTCGACTACGACGACTCCGCCGTCGCGCACGTCCGCGCCCGCTACCCGCGCGTCGAGATGCTGCACGGCAACCTCGCCGAACTTCCGCTCACCGACGGCGAGGTCGACGTCGTCGTCAACTTCCAGGTGATCGAGCACCTCTGGGATCAGGGGCAGTTCGTCGCCGAATGCCGCCGGGTACTGCGACAGTCGGGGACGCTGCTGATGTCGACGCCCAACCGCATCACCTTCTCCCCTGGCCGCGACACCCCGATCAACCCGTTCCACACGCGCGAACTGAACGCCGACGAACTAGGTGAACTGTTGACCGGCAACGGTTTCGAGATCGAGGCGATGCTCGGCGTCTTCCACGGTGCGCGGCTGCGCGATCTCGACGCGCGCCACGACGGGTCGATCATCGACGCCCAGATCGAACGCGCCCTGGCGGGCACGCCGTGGCCCGCCGAACTCCTCGAGGACGTGGCCTCGATCAGCACCGACGACTTCGACCTGCTCGACGCGTCCGACCGCGACATCGACGAGAGCCTCGACCTGGTCGCGATCGCGGTGCGCCGTGAGTGA
- a CDS encoding 1,4-alpha-glucan branching protein domain-containing protein has protein sequence MFTMVLHTHLPWLAHHGRWPVGEEWLYQSWATSYLPLMRAFNTLAAEGRENLVTLGMTPVVTAQLDDPYCLTGMHHWLANWELRAREATTRTSGEDTGFAAPEAMRAFGIREREDAARALDDFAVGWRHGGSPLLRRLVDAGTIELLGGPLAHPFQPLLNPRLREFALREGLADANARFAHTPGGIWAPECAYAPGMEHDYAAAGVTHFMVDGPSLHGDTALGRPVTDSGVTAFGRDLQVSYRVWSPKSGYPGHAAYRDFHTYDHVTGLKPARVTGRNVPSQEKAPYDAERADHAVDVHVADFVDVVRRRLISESERIGRPAHVVAAFDTELFGHWWHEGPLWLERVLRALPAAGIRVGTLTDAITDGFVGDAVDLPPGSWGSGKDWQVWSGEQVADLVALNAEVVDTALATVDKALDQAASTGSWAPRDTVADQILRETLLTVSSDWPFMVSKDTAAEYARYRAHLHAHATREIAGALASGRREHAQRLADGWNHADGLFGALDARRLPR, from the coding sequence ATGTTCACCATGGTGCTGCACACGCACCTGCCGTGGCTGGCGCATCACGGCCGCTGGCCGGTCGGCGAGGAGTGGCTCTACCAGTCGTGGGCGACGTCCTACCTGCCGCTGATGCGAGCCTTCAACACCCTGGCCGCCGAAGGCCGCGAGAACCTCGTCACGCTCGGCATGACACCGGTGGTGACGGCGCAACTCGACGACCCGTACTGCCTCACCGGCATGCACCACTGGCTGGCCAACTGGGAGCTGCGGGCCCGCGAGGCCACCACCCGCACCAGCGGCGAGGACACCGGCTTCGCCGCACCGGAAGCCATGCGCGCCTTCGGGATTCGTGAACGCGAGGACGCTGCGCGGGCGCTCGACGACTTCGCTGTCGGGTGGCGCCACGGCGGCAGCCCCCTGCTGCGCAGGCTCGTCGACGCGGGCACGATCGAACTGCTCGGCGGACCGCTGGCGCACCCGTTCCAGCCCCTGCTCAACCCGCGGTTGCGCGAGTTCGCACTGCGCGAGGGGCTCGCCGACGCCAACGCGCGGTTCGCGCACACCCCTGGCGGCATCTGGGCGCCGGAATGCGCGTACGCGCCGGGCATGGAGCACGACTACGCCGCTGCGGGCGTCACGCACTTCATGGTCGACGGCCCGTCGCTGCACGGCGACACCGCGCTGGGTCGACCGGTCACCGACTCCGGCGTCACCGCGTTCGGACGCGACCTGCAGGTGAGTTACCGCGTGTGGTCGCCGAAGTCGGGCTATCCCGGCCATGCCGCCTACCGCGACTTCCACACCTACGACCACGTCACGGGCCTCAAGCCGGCCCGCGTCACCGGCCGCAACGTGCCATCGCAGGAGAAGGCGCCCTATGACGCCGAACGCGCCGATCACGCCGTCGACGTGCACGTCGCCGACTTCGTCGACGTGGTGCGCAGGCGGTTGATCTCGGAGTCCGAGCGCATCGGCAGACCCGCCCACGTGGTCGCCGCGTTCGACACCGAGCTGTTCGGGCACTGGTGGCACGAGGGGCCGCTATGGCTCGAACGGGTGCTGCGGGCACTCCCCGCGGCGGGCATCCGGGTCGGCACGCTGACCGACGCGATCACCGACGGCTTCGTGGGCGACGCCGTCGACCTGCCGCCGGGTTCGTGGGGATCGGGCAAGGACTGGCAGGTGTGGTCGGGCGAGCAGGTCGCCGACCTGGTGGCGCTCAACGCCGAGGTGGTCGACACCGCGCTGGCGACGGTCGACAAGGCCCTCGATCAGGCCGCGTCGACGGGATCGTGGGCGCCTCGGGACACCGTCGCCGACCAGATCCTGCGCGAGACGCTGCTGACCGTGTCGAGCGACTGGCCGTTCATGGTCAGCAAGGACACCGCGGCCGAATACGCCCGCTACCGTGCGCATCTGCACGCCCACGCCACCCGCGAGATCGCCGGTGCGCTCGCATCGGGCCGGCGCGAACACGCCCAGCGACTGGCCGACGGCTGGAACCACGCCGACGGACTCTTCGGCGCACTCGACGCCCGGCGGCTTCCCCGATGA
- a CDS encoding glycosyltransferase family 4 protein yields MKVLMVSWEYPPVVIGGLGRHVHHLATALADAGHEVVVLSRRPTDTDPSTHPTTDEVAEGVRVIAAAQDPHEFGFGTDMMAWTLAMGHAMVRAGLSIEADGTRWQPDVVHAHDWLVAHPAVALAEFFDVPLVSTIHATEAGRHSGWVSGTISRQVHAVESWLVHESDSLITCSASMGDEIDELFGPGLAERHVIRNGIDAAQWPFARRTSRPGPAKLLYLGRLEYEKGVHEAIAALPRIRRTHPGTTLTIAGDGTQEAWLVEQARKHKVLKAVTFVGRVDHQGLIRLLHDTDAAVLPSHYEPFGIVALEAAATGAPLVVSNVGGLGEAVIDGHTGLSFPPRDVAALASAVRAVLDDPAAAQRRADAARKRLNSDFEWHTVAVETAQVYLAAKRREREPHRRRTIVEQALPGR; encoded by the coding sequence ATGAAGGTCCTGATGGTGTCCTGGGAGTACCCGCCGGTCGTGATCGGCGGACTCGGCAGGCACGTGCACCATCTCGCGACCGCACTCGCCGACGCGGGTCACGAGGTCGTGGTGCTCAGCCGCCGACCCACCGACACCGACCCCAGCACGCACCCCACGACCGACGAGGTCGCCGAGGGCGTCCGCGTGATCGCCGCCGCGCAGGATCCCCACGAGTTCGGCTTCGGCACCGACATGATGGCGTGGACGCTGGCGATGGGCCACGCGATGGTGCGCGCCGGGCTGAGCATCGAGGCGGACGGCACCCGCTGGCAGCCCGACGTCGTGCACGCCCACGACTGGCTGGTCGCGCACCCCGCCGTCGCACTGGCCGAATTCTTCGACGTGCCACTGGTTTCGACGATCCACGCCACCGAGGCGGGCAGGCACTCGGGTTGGGTGTCGGGCACCATCAGCAGGCAGGTGCACGCCGTCGAATCGTGGTTGGTGCACGAATCCGATTCCCTCATCACGTGTTCGGCGTCGATGGGTGATGAGATCGACGAGCTCTTCGGACCAGGACTGGCCGAGCGCCACGTGATCCGCAACGGCATCGACGCCGCGCAGTGGCCGTTCGCGCGACGCACCTCCCGGCCTGGGCCTGCGAAGCTGCTCTACCTCGGTCGCCTGGAGTACGAGAAGGGCGTGCACGAGGCGATCGCCGCGCTGCCACGCATCCGGCGCACCCACCCCGGCACCACGCTGACCATCGCGGGTGACGGCACGCAGGAGGCCTGGCTGGTCGAGCAGGCGCGAAAGCACAAGGTACTCAAGGCCGTGACGTTCGTCGGCCGCGTCGACCACCAGGGCCTGATCCGGCTGCTGCACGACACCGACGCCGCCGTGCTGCCGAGCCACTACGAACCGTTCGGCATCGTCGCGCTCGAGGCAGCCGCGACCGGGGCGCCGCTGGTGGTCTCGAACGTCGGCGGTCTCGGCGAAGCGGTGATCGACGGCCACACCGGGCTGTCGTTCCCACCGCGCGACGTCGCCGCATTGGCCTCGGCCGTCCGCGCCGTGCTCGACGATCCGGCCGCCGCGCAACGGCGGGCCGACGCCGCACGGAAACGCCTGAACTCCGACTTCGAGTGGCACACCGTGGCCGTCGAGACCGCCCAGGTGTACCTCGCCGCCAAACGCCGTGAACGCGAACCGCACCGGCGACGGACGATCGTGGAGCAGGCTTTACCGGGTCGGTAG
- a CDS encoding acyltransferase codes for MTTMWGAPIHVRWRGSRLRDPRQARFLTPASFKWVMDNKAYTPWYLVRYWRLLKFKLANPHIITRGMVFLGKDVEIQATPELSTMEIGRWVHIGDKNTIRCHEGSLRFGDKVVLGRDNVINTYLDIEIGDSVLMADWCYVCDFDHKMDNVEMPIKDQGIVKAPVRIGPDTWVAAKVTVLRGTSVGRGCVLGAHAVVKGEVPDFSIAVGAPAKVVKNRKLAWETSAAERAELAAALADIERKKAAR; via the coding sequence ATGACGACCATGTGGGGCGCCCCGATACACGTTCGCTGGCGCGGCTCACGGTTGCGCGACCCCCGGCAGGCCCGGTTCCTGACCCCGGCGTCGTTCAAGTGGGTGATGGACAACAAGGCCTACACCCCGTGGTACCTGGTTCGGTACTGGCGGCTGCTCAAGTTCAAGCTCGCCAACCCGCACATCATCACCCGCGGCATGGTCTTCCTCGGCAAGGACGTCGAGATCCAGGCGACCCCCGAGCTGTCGACCATGGAGATCGGCCGCTGGGTCCACATCGGCGACAAGAACACCATCCGCTGCCACGAGGGCTCGCTGCGGTTCGGCGACAAGGTGGTGCTCGGCCGCGACAACGTCATCAACACCTACCTCGACATCGAGATTGGCGACTCCGTGCTGATGGCGGACTGGTGCTACGTCTGCGACTTCGACCACAAGATGGACAACGTCGAGATGCCGATCAAGGACCAGGGCATCGTCAAGGCCCCGGTGCGGATCGGCCCGGACACCTGGGTCGCGGCCAAGGTGACCGTCCTGCGCGGCACGAGCGTCGGGCGGGGCTGCGTCCTCGGCGCGCACGCGGTGGTGAAGGGCGAGGTGCCCGACTTCTCCATCGCGGTCGGCGCGCCGGCCAAGGTGGTCAAGAACCGCAAGCTCGCCTGGGAGACGTCGGCCGCCGAACGCGCCGAGCTGGCCGCCGCGCTGGCGGACATCGAACGCAAGAAGGCCGCCCGCTAG
- a CDS encoding outer membrane protein assembly factor BamB family protein codes for MPAPRTAVRRMVAVTAAAVLTVLPTACGTTDSWVESTASDGWPAQYGNASNSSFVDLPGAEALRLDWVRSVKGELAAQVALGSGEYLAANAQTESGCSLMVWEADNEGRQRWCTRLWQGGGLTSPLFDGFDNVYIGQPGALLSFPFTQWIRWRQPVIGLPLTPRIVAPGQLLVVTHLGQVLVFDTHRGTLEGTPLDLVEGVDPTDSGRGLADCGQGRPACPVAAAPAYSPANGLIVVSLWEPGAEAPVLVGLRYRQDQKPMLSREWTSTAVGGGPFASPVVSDDGETVYVNGRDDRLWALDADDGSAKWSVALGYQPQTPPSVSPDGLVIAGGGPDAKLTAVRDDGDAGEVVWTRDDVEPLATSSWAGTDVAYTVARDGERGMALLAFDPEDGRSLNRYPLPNAEGYPVGVSIGHDRRVVTATSAGRVYAFAPA; via the coding sequence ATGCCTGCTCCACGAACGGCCGTGCGCCGAATGGTTGCCGTGACGGCCGCAGCGGTTCTCACGGTGCTGCCCACCGCGTGTGGGACCACCGACTCGTGGGTGGAGTCGACGGCCTCGGACGGCTGGCCCGCGCAGTACGGCAACGCGTCCAACAGCAGTTTCGTCGACCTGCCAGGGGCCGAGGCCCTGCGGCTGGACTGGGTGCGCTCGGTGAAGGGCGAACTGGCCGCGCAGGTGGCGCTCGGGTCGGGTGAATACCTCGCCGCCAACGCCCAGACCGAGAGCGGCTGCTCCCTCATGGTCTGGGAGGCCGACAACGAGGGCAGACAGCGCTGGTGCACCAGGCTCTGGCAGGGCGGCGGACTCACCAGCCCCTTGTTCGACGGTTTCGACAACGTCTACATCGGACAGCCGGGCGCGCTGCTGTCCTTCCCCTTCACGCAGTGGATTCGGTGGCGTCAGCCGGTCATCGGGCTGCCGCTGACACCGCGCATCGTCGCGCCCGGCCAACTGCTGGTGGTCACCCACCTCGGCCAGGTGCTGGTGTTCGACACCCACCGCGGCACGCTCGAAGGCACACCACTGGACCTGGTGGAGGGCGTCGACCCCACCGACTCGGGCCGGGGCCTGGCCGACTGCGGGCAGGGGCGGCCGGCGTGCCCGGTCGCGGCCGCGCCTGCGTATTCGCCCGCGAACGGACTGATCGTGGTCAGCCTGTGGGAACCCGGCGCCGAGGCACCGGTGCTGGTGGGTCTGCGGTACCGGCAGGACCAGAAGCCGATGCTGAGCCGGGAGTGGACGAGCACGGCGGTCGGGGGCGGACCGTTCGCCAGCCCGGTCGTGTCGGACGACGGCGAGACGGTCTACGTCAACGGCCGCGACGACCGGCTGTGGGCGCTCGACGCCGACGACGGCTCCGCCAAGTGGTCGGTGGCACTCGGGTATCAACCGCAGACCCCACCCTCGGTGTCCCCCGACGGGCTCGTCATCGCAGGCGGCGGGCCCGACGCGAAGCTCACCGCCGTGCGCGACGACGGCGACGCCGGCGAGGTGGTCTGGACGCGCGACGACGTCGAACCGCTGGCGACGTCGAGTTGGGCGGGTACCGACGTGGCGTACACGGTGGCGCGGGACGGGGAACGCGGTATGGCCTTGCTGGCCTTCGATCCGGAGGACGGCCGCTCGCTGAACCGGTACCCGTTGCCGAACGCCGAGGGTTACCCCGTTGGCGTGTCCATCGGCCACGACCGTCGGGTGGTCACGGCGACCAGCGCCGGCCGGGTGTACGCGTTCGCGCCGGCCTGA
- a CDS encoding esterase, with protein MKPAMAAAAVVLAAGLWTPAVASAAPATVPAVPTCAELSGVLDAGQICRIQATDPAYSLTISYPVDYPDQAAVVDYVQQTRDGFLNVANAPGPHEMPYELDTTATRYGSRATQGVVLKTFQDVGGAHPQTYYQSFTWDQALRRPVTVGELFRAGTDPFPVILPIVTSELEKQSGQQVAISPGVGLDPQTYENFAVTDDALIFFFGQGELLPEAAGALEVSVPRSAVAAMLA; from the coding sequence ATGAAGCCCGCAATGGCCGCGGCGGCAGTCGTCCTGGCGGCTGGGCTGTGGACCCCGGCCGTCGCCTCGGCGGCCCCGGCAACGGTCCCGGCCGTGCCCACCTGCGCGGAACTCTCAGGGGTCCTCGACGCCGGGCAGATCTGCCGCATCCAGGCCACCGACCCCGCGTATTCGCTCACGATCAGCTACCCGGTGGACTATCCCGACCAGGCGGCGGTGGTCGACTACGTGCAGCAGACCCGCGACGGGTTCCTCAACGTGGCCAACGCACCCGGCCCCCACGAGATGCCGTACGAGCTGGACACGACCGCCACCCGCTATGGCTCGCGCGCCACGCAGGGCGTGGTGCTGAAGACGTTCCAGGACGTCGGCGGCGCACACCCGCAGACCTACTACCAGTCGTTCACCTGGGACCAGGCACTGCGCCGGCCGGTCACCGTCGGCGAGCTGTTCCGGGCAGGCACCGATCCGTTCCCGGTGATCCTGCCGATCGTCACCAGCGAACTGGAGAAGCAGTCCGGTCAGCAGGTCGCGATCTCACCAGGGGTGGGACTCGACCCGCAGACGTATGAGAACTTCGCCGTCACCGACGACGCGCTCATCTTCTTCTTCGGCCAGGGCGAGCTGCTCCCGGAAGCGGCGGGCGCGCTCGAGGTCTCGGTACCGCGCAGTGCGGTCGCCGCGATGCTCGCCTGA
- a CDS encoding THUMP-like domain-containing protein has protein sequence MLDFTLDDVAYLSGDDGRAALDAVSSLGFTDATRVADIGSVRTRFGDRTAVLVETVLLRRRAAAKFSEPGAWLLTDEAMQQATPEPVAAHRATRLAGAVVHDVTCSIGAELSALSATASMVVGSDVDPVRLAMARNNVPGVPVLRADALAPVTRSAVVVADPARRSGGRRRFDPRDYTPALDGLLEVYAGRDLAVKCAPGIDFDQLARLGFRGEIEVTSLAGGVREACLWSGGLSSAGVTRRATVLDRTGVGTETVTDAEPDDCPVAPAGRWIVDPDGAVVRAGLVRHYAARHGLWQLDPDIAYLSGDTLPPGVRGFEVLDQIDFDERRLRQVLSAHDVGAVEILVRGVDVDPDALRPRLRLRGGRRLSVVITRLGTGRDSRAVAYVCRPTH, from the coding sequence GTGCTCGACTTCACCCTCGACGACGTCGCCTACCTCAGCGGTGACGACGGCCGCGCGGCGCTCGACGCGGTGTCCTCACTCGGGTTCACCGACGCCACCCGCGTCGCCGACATCGGTTCGGTGCGAACGCGTTTCGGCGACCGCACGGCGGTCCTGGTCGAGACGGTGCTGCTGCGCAGGCGTGCGGCGGCCAAGTTCTCCGAGCCAGGCGCGTGGCTGTTGACCGACGAGGCGATGCAGCAGGCCACCCCGGAACCCGTTGCCGCACACCGCGCCACCCGCCTGGCAGGCGCCGTGGTGCACGACGTGACGTGCTCGATCGGCGCCGAACTCTCAGCGCTGAGCGCGACGGCGTCGATGGTCGTCGGCAGCGACGTAGACCCGGTCCGGCTGGCGATGGCTCGGAACAACGTACCCGGGGTGCCGGTGCTACGCGCCGACGCACTGGCGCCGGTGACGCGGTCGGCGGTCGTGGTGGCCGACCCCGCCCGCCGCAGCGGTGGCCGACGGCGATTCGACCCGCGCGACTACACGCCCGCGCTGGACGGTCTGCTCGAGGTCTACGCCGGCCGCGACCTCGCCGTGAAGTGCGCTCCCGGAATCGATTTCGACCAGCTCGCCCGCCTCGGCTTCCGCGGCGAGATCGAGGTGACCTCACTGGCGGGCGGCGTACGGGAGGCGTGCCTATGGTCGGGTGGGCTCTCGAGCGCGGGCGTCACCCGCCGGGCCACGGTGCTCGACCGTACCGGCGTCGGCACCGAGACCGTGACCGATGCCGAGCCCGACGACTGCCCCGTCGCCCCGGCGGGTCGGTGGATCGTCGACCCCGACGGCGCCGTCGTGCGCGCAGGGCTGGTGCGGCACTACGCCGCACGACACGGCCTGTGGCAGCTCGATCCGGACATCGCCTACCTGTCCGGGGACACGCTGCCGCCCGGCGTGCGCGGCTTCGAGGTGCTCGACCAGATCGACTTCGACGAACGGCGGCTACGGCAAGTGCTTTCGGCGCACGACGTCGGCGCGGTGGAGATCCTGGTCCGCGGTGTCGACGTCGACCCGGATGCCCTGCGGCCCCGGCTTCGGTTGCGGGGCGGCCGGCGGCTGTCGGTGGTCATCACCAGGCTCGGAACGGGCCGCGACAGCAGGGCGGTGGCCTACGTGTGTAGGCCGACGCACTGA
- a CDS encoding class I SAM-dependent methyltransferase: MTSTNQAPNPHATAAEVEAARHDTKLAQVLYHDWEAESYDDKWSISYDQRCVEYARSRFDAIVPEQVQRELPYDRALELGCGTGFFLLNLIQSGVARRGSVTDLSPGMVKVATRNGQSLGLDIDGRVADAEGIPYEDDTFDLVVGHAVLHHIPDVQLSLREVVRVLKPGGRFVFAGEPTTVGNAYARRLADLTWKTTVAAMKLPGLSSWRRPQAELDENSRAAALEWIVDLHTFDPADLETMARNAGAVEVDTATDEFTAAMLGWPVRTFESTVPPGKLGWGWGRFAFGGWRTLSWVDETLWRHVVPKGWFYNVMITGVKPS; the protein is encoded by the coding sequence ATGACGAGCACAAATCAGGCTCCCAACCCGCACGCCACCGCGGCGGAGGTCGAGGCCGCCCGCCACGACACCAAGCTGGCCCAGGTCCTGTACCACGACTGGGAGGCCGAGAGCTACGACGACAAGTGGTCGATCTCCTACGACCAGCGCTGCGTCGAGTACGCCCGCAGCCGCTTCGACGCGATCGTGCCCGAGCAGGTTCAGCGTGAACTGCCCTACGACAGGGCCCTGGAGCTCGGCTGCGGCACCGGCTTCTTCCTGCTGAACCTGATCCAGTCCGGCGTCGCGCGGCGTGGGTCGGTGACCGACTTGTCGCCCGGCATGGTGAAGGTCGCTACCCGCAACGGCCAGTCGCTGGGCCTCGACATCGACGGCCGCGTCGCCGATGCCGAGGGAATCCCGTACGAGGACGACACCTTCGACCTGGTGGTCGGGCACGCCGTGCTGCACCACATCCCCGACGTCCAGCTGTCGCTGCGCGAGGTCGTGCGCGTGCTCAAGCCGGGCGGCAGGTTCGTCTTCGCCGGAGAACCCACCACGGTCGGCAACGCCTACGCGCGGCGGCTCGCCGACCTCACCTGGAAGACGACGGTCGCGGCGATGAAGCTGCCCGGACTGAGCAGCTGGCGCCGCCCGCAGGCCGAACTCGACGAGAACTCCCGGGCGGCCGCGCTGGAGTGGATCGTCGACCTGCACACGTTCGACCCGGCCGACCTGGAGACGATGGCGCGCAACGCCGGTGCGGTCGAGGTCGACACGGCCACCGACGAGTTCACCGCGGCGATGCTGGGCTGGCCGGTCCGGACGTTCGAGTCGACGGTGCCGCCGGGCAAGCTCGGTTGGGGCTGGGGCAGGTTCGCCTTCGGTGGCTGGAGGACTCTGAGCTGGGTGGACGAGACCCTGTGGCGTCATGTCGTGCCCAAGGGCTGGTTCTACAACGTCATGATCACCGGGGTCAAGCCGTCCTAG
- a CDS encoding enoyl-CoA hydratase, which translates to MSDLEFVGVHVHDGIGTLLLSRPPTNTLTRQMCREIATAAADLSARDDVTAVIVFGGHEIFCAGDDLPERRSLTAEESAVAADVLRTAVDAVAAISKPTVAAVTGYALGGGLTLALAADWRVSGDNAKFGATEILDGLVASSGASVRLTRAVGESRAKDMVFTGRFVDAREALAIGLIDEMVAPDHVYDAALRWAGRFAGSPRAALAAAKAAFASDR; encoded by the coding sequence GTGAGCGACCTGGAGTTCGTCGGCGTCCACGTGCACGACGGCATCGGCACCCTGCTGCTGTCCCGGCCGCCCACCAACACGCTGACCCGCCAGATGTGCCGCGAGATCGCGACCGCGGCTGCCGACCTCAGTGCGCGCGACGACGTCACGGCGGTCATCGTGTTCGGCGGGCACGAGATCTTCTGCGCGGGTGACGACCTGCCCGAACGCCGCAGCCTCACGGCCGAGGAGTCGGCCGTCGCCGCCGACGTCCTGCGCACCGCGGTCGACGCAGTGGCCGCGATCAGCAAGCCCACCGTGGCCGCCGTCACCGGTTACGCGCTCGGGGGCGGGCTCACCCTGGCGTTGGCCGCGGACTGGCGGGTCAGCGGTGACAATGCCAAGTTCGGCGCCACCGAGATCCTCGACGGACTGGTCGCCTCCAGCGGTGCGTCGGTCAGGCTGACGCGCGCCGTGGGGGAGAGCAGGGCCAAGGACATGGTGTTCACCGGCCGGTTCGTCGACGCCAGGGAGGCACTGGCGATCGGGCTGATCGACGAGATGGTGGCTCCCGACCACGTCTACGACGCTGCGCTGCGCTGGGCCGGTCGGTTCGCCGGCTCACCCCGAGCGGCGCTGGCCGCCGCGAAGGCAGCGTTCGCGTCCGACCGCTAG
- a CDS encoding NUDIX hydrolase: MTEAQNADPLVPRPASTVMLVRERSSIEVFLMRRHSAMDFVAGVMVFPGGGVDDRDRGKDIAWFGPEPAWWAERLGVDVDLAEALVCAAARETFEESGVLFAGPADDPDGIVSDASVYRDARTALANHSLSFADFLRDEKLVLRADLLRPWANWVTPKEERTRRYDTYFFVAALPEGQRADGENTETDRAFWSTPEAALEEFAEGRSFLLPPTWTQLDSLAGHTVEEVLAVERKIVAVEPHLAANKDTGNWEIEFFNGERYNAARNRRAPQGYGPGASS; encoded by the coding sequence ATGACCGAGGCCCAGAACGCCGATCCACTGGTGCCGAGACCGGCATCGACGGTGATGCTGGTGCGCGAGCGCTCGAGCATCGAGGTCTTCCTGATGCGCAGGCACTCGGCGATGGACTTCGTCGCAGGCGTGATGGTGTTCCCCGGCGGTGGCGTCGACGACCGCGACCGCGGCAAGGACATCGCGTGGTTCGGACCCGAACCGGCCTGGTGGGCCGAGCGTCTCGGCGTCGACGTCGACCTCGCCGAGGCACTGGTGTGCGCCGCCGCGCGCGAGACGTTCGAGGAGTCCGGCGTCCTGTTCGCAGGCCCCGCCGACGACCCGGACGGCATCGTGTCCGACGCGTCGGTCTACCGCGACGCGCGCACCGCACTGGCCAACCACTCGCTGTCGTTCGCCGACTTCCTGCGCGACGAGAAGCTGGTGCTGCGGGCCGATCTGCTGCGGCCGTGGGCGAACTGGGTGACTCCCAAGGAGGAGCGCACCCGCCGTTACGACACGTACTTCTTCGTCGCCGCGCTACCCGAGGGCCAGCGCGCCGACGGCGAGAACACCGAGACCGACCGCGCGTTCTGGAGCACTCCGGAAGCGGCGCTCGAGGAGTTCGCCGAAGGCCGGTCGTTCCTGCTGCCCCCGACGTGGACCCAGCTGGACTCGCTGGCCGGCCACACCGTCGAGGAGGTGCTCGCCGTCGAACGCAAGATCGTCGCGGTCGAGCCGCACCTCGCCGCGAACAAGGACACCGGCAACTGGGAGATCGAGTTCTTCAACGGCGAGCGCTACAACGCGGCTCGCAACCGCCGGGCCCCCCAGGGGTACGGTCCCGGCGCCTCGTCGTGA